A single region of the Neisseria zoodegmatis genome encodes:
- a CDS encoding methyltransferase domain-containing protein: protein MSSSDRWQIHRYLARNTDERLQLVRHVPQQIVLVGADADESRSLLAARYPKAAFTEYDPRPDFLEAAAKARKSGLWQKLTGKQVVQHCQPVGQLLPEASADMLWANLALVTAKEPVPVFENWARALKTNGLLFFTHFGIDTLGGLAGRLKAQGIAVETPMLFDMHDLGDMLFHHGFYDPVMDTAKLELHYRRAETFWQDMDTLGLWASLVFDDQAAAREAVEAVFAEEGELTVTLETVYGHAVKKLMLPQGESPVQFYPKKPQ, encoded by the coding sequence ATGAGTTCCTCCGACCGCTGGCAGATTCACCGCTATCTTGCCCGAAATACCGACGAGCGTTTGCAGTTGGTGCGCCATGTGCCGCAACAGATTGTTTTGGTGGGTGCCGATGCCGATGAAAGCCGCAGCCTGCTTGCCGCCCGTTATCCCAAAGCCGCTTTTACGGAATACGACCCGCGCCCTGATTTTTTGGAAGCGGCAGCCAAAGCCCGTAAATCGGGTTTGTGGCAGAAGCTGACGGGCAAACAGGTGGTGCAGCACTGCCAGCCTGTCGGCCAGCTTTTGCCCGAAGCTTCGGCGGATATGTTGTGGGCGAATCTGGCCTTGGTCACGGCGAAAGAGCCTGTGCCGGTGTTTGAAAACTGGGCGCGTGCTTTGAAAACCAACGGTTTGCTGTTTTTTACCCATTTCGGTATTGATACTTTGGGCGGGTTGGCAGGCCGTCTGAAAGCGCAAGGTATTGCGGTGGAAACGCCGATGTTGTTCGATATGCACGATTTGGGCGATATGCTGTTTCATCACGGCTTTTATGATCCGGTGATGGATACGGCCAAGCTGGAATTGCATTATCGTCGGGCGGAAACGTTTTGGCAGGATATGGATACTCTGGGCTTGTGGGCGTCGCTGGTGTTTGATGATCAAGCTGCGGCGCGGGAAGCGGTGGAGGCGGTGTTCGCCGAAGAAGGTGAGTTGACGGTTACGCTGGAAACGGTGTACGGCCATGCGGTGAAGAAACTGATGTTGCCGCAAGGGGAAAGCCCGGTTCAGTTTTATCCGAAAAAGCCGCAATAG
- a CDS encoding c-type cytochrome, with the protein MNAKITQAALAAATVFTLAACGGAEPQVAKGPISEARTTAFKSMMPNFSSMGKMVKGDEPYEVEKFKNAAAVFAEESKKPFEHFQKDEQGDGDTLPVTWEKPDEFKAAEEKFHAAVANLNAKAQGGNLEEIKAAYGEVGANCKSCHDTFRRPK; encoded by the coding sequence ATGAACGCAAAAATCACACAGGCAGCCTTAGCCGCCGCAACCGTTTTCACGCTTGCCGCCTGTGGAGGCGCGGAACCTCAAGTTGCCAAAGGGCCGATTTCCGAAGCACGCACCACCGCTTTCAAATCCATGATGCCCAATTTCAGCAGCATGGGAAAAATGGTTAAGGGCGACGAGCCTTACGAAGTGGAAAAATTCAAAAACGCGGCAGCCGTGTTTGCAGAAGAGAGTAAAAAACCGTTTGAACACTTCCAAAAAGACGAACAGGGCGACGGCGATACGCTGCCGGTAACATGGGAAAAGCCGGATGAATTCAAAGCGGCGGAAGAGAAGTTCCACGCGGCAGTGGCCAATCTGAATGCCAAAGCACAAGGCGGCAATTTGGAAGAAATCAAAGCGGCTTACGGCGAAGTGGGCGCAAACTGCAAATCTTGCCACGATACGTTCCGCCGTCCTAAATAA
- a CDS encoding SDR family oxidoreductase has protein sequence MAILITGASAGFGEAMCRSFVMAGHYVIGAARRIEKLHTLQAELGERFLPLEMDTTRSESVDQALQNLPENFAVIDCLINNAGLALGLDAADKADFADWQTMIQTNIIGLTYLTHKVLPQMTGRKNGYIINIGSIAGTYPYPGGNVYGATKAYVRQFSLNLRADLAGTGVRVSNIEPGLCGDTEFSNVRFKGDDERAAKLYENVQFIRPQDIADTALWLYQRPAHMNVNTIEIMPVAQSFGALPVHREAPPPVTAENGFDKQSMPLFQKIKSWFK, from the coding sequence ATGGCGATTTTAATTACGGGCGCATCGGCCGGATTCGGCGAAGCAATGTGCCGCTCATTCGTGATGGCAGGCCACTACGTTATCGGCGCGGCCCGCCGCATTGAGAAATTACACACCTTGCAAGCCGAGTTGGGCGAGCGTTTTCTGCCGCTTGAAATGGACACCACCCGCAGCGAATCTGTGGATCAGGCTTTGCAAAACCTGCCTGAAAACTTTGCCGTTATCGACTGCTTAATCAACAATGCCGGCCTCGCTTTGGGCTTGGATGCCGCCGACAAAGCCGATTTTGCCGATTGGCAGACCATGATTCAAACCAACATCATCGGCTTAACCTACCTCACCCACAAAGTGTTGCCGCAAATGACTGGGCGCAAAAACGGCTACATCATCAATATCGGTTCCATCGCCGGCACTTACCCCTACCCCGGCGGCAATGTGTACGGCGCCACCAAAGCCTATGTGCGCCAATTCAGCCTCAATCTCCGCGCCGATTTGGCCGGCACGGGCGTGCGCGTGAGCAATATCGAGCCGGGTTTGTGCGGCGATACCGAGTTTTCCAACGTGCGCTTCAAAGGCGACGACGAACGCGCCGCCAAACTGTATGAAAACGTGCAGTTTATCCGCCCGCAAGACATTGCCGACACCGCTTTATGGCTCTACCAACGCCCCGCGCATATGAACGTCAACACCATCGAAATCATGCCGGTGGCACAAAGCTTCGGCGCACTTCCCGTCCACCGCGAAGCACCTCCGCCCGTTACGGCTGAAAACGGGTTCGACAAACAAAGCATGCCGCTGTTTCAAAAGATTAAATCTTGGTTTAAATAA
- a CDS encoding patatin-like phospholipase family protein: MNKLYTRRALIAAAAALALSACVTQTPSGQSSKPTTQAKPKAVVGLALGGGASKGFAHIGVLKVLKANNIPVNVVTGTSAGSIVGSLYAGGMSPDRLELEAEILGKTDLVDLTLSTTGFIKGQKLQDYINRKVNNRPLQNLPLKFAAVATDLESGKMVAFNRGNTGQAVRASVSIPNVFQPAVINGRNYVDGGLSAPVPVTAAKNMGANFIIAVDISAKPAKLSEAGFFSYLDQSLNIMSAAALQNELGKANVVIKPKVQHLGAVGGFDQKTQAIKLGEQAALAALPEIKRKLAAYSR; encoded by the coding sequence ATGAATAAACTTTATACCCGCCGTGCATTAATCGCGGCAGCAGCGGCATTGGCACTCTCCGCCTGTGTAACCCAAACACCTTCCGGCCAATCGTCCAAACCCACCACCCAAGCCAAACCCAAAGCCGTAGTCGGCTTAGCCCTCGGCGGCGGCGCATCGAAAGGCTTCGCCCATATCGGCGTGCTGAAAGTGCTCAAAGCCAACAATATTCCCGTCAACGTCGTTACCGGCACCAGCGCCGGCTCGATTGTCGGCAGCCTCTACGCCGGCGGCATGTCGCCCGACCGTTTGGAATTGGAAGCCGAAATTTTGGGTAAAACCGATTTGGTGGACTTAACCCTCTCCACCACCGGCTTCATCAAAGGCCAAAAACTGCAAGACTACATCAACCGCAAAGTAAACAACCGTCCACTGCAAAACCTGCCGTTGAAATTTGCTGCCGTAGCCACCGATTTGGAATCGGGCAAAATGGTAGCGTTTAACCGCGGCAACACCGGCCAAGCAGTAAGAGCATCGGTGAGCATCCCTAACGTATTCCAGCCCGCAGTGATCAACGGACGCAATTATGTGGACGGCGGCTTATCCGCCCCCGTGCCGGTAACCGCAGCCAAAAATATGGGCGCGAATTTCATTATCGCCGTGGATATTTCCGCCAAACCGGCCAAACTTTCGGAAGCGGGCTTTTTCTCTTATCTCGACCAAAGCCTCAATATCATGAGCGCGGCGGCACTGCAAAACGAATTGGGCAAAGCCAACGTAGTCATCAAGCCCAAAGTTCAGCACTTGGGGGCGGTCGGCGGATTTGACCAAAAAACCCAAGCCATCAAGCTGGGCGAACAAGCCGCGCTAGCCGCACTACCTGAAATCAAACGAAAACTTGCGGCATACAGCCGTTGA
- the pncC gene encoding nicotinamide-nucleotide amidase: MNNTLAKITARLSECGQTVTCAESCTGGLLAAELTRLPGSSAWFEAGFVTYSNEAKQQLLGVKDNTLAFYGAVSEETVREMALGALIAAKADFALSISGIAGPTGGSDEKPVGTVWFGLAAKQRIWAKTALFSGDRDSIRAQAVQFALDFLCEKIEEV, translated from the coding sequence ATGAATAATACCCTTGCCAAAATCACCGCCCGACTCAGCGAATGCGGGCAAACCGTTACCTGCGCAGAATCCTGCACCGGCGGATTATTGGCGGCCGAACTAACCCGACTGCCGGGCAGCTCGGCATGGTTTGAAGCCGGGTTCGTGACTTACAGCAATGAAGCCAAACAGCAGCTCTTGGGCGTGAAAGACAATACATTGGCTTTTTACGGCGCTGTCAGCGAAGAAACCGTGCGCGAAATGGCCTTGGGCGCGCTGATTGCCGCCAAAGCCGATTTTGCCCTCAGCATTTCCGGTATTGCCGGCCCCACCGGCGGCAGTGATGAAAAGCCCGTGGGTACGGTATGGTTCGGTTTGGCCGCCAAGCAGCGTATTTGGGCGAAAACGGCTTTGTTCAGCGGCGACAGAGACAGTATCCGCGCCCAAGCCGTGCAGTTTGCGTTGGATTTTTTGTGTGAAAAGATAGAAGAGGTTTAA
- a CDS encoding YdcF family protein: protein MSKKRIMFVYVPVALVVIWLILLMWVHVSALSFRYITVDEIQPADAALVLGNSVYKNGKPNPCLRSRVAAGAELYHAGKVPKLVVSGGTDSDGSNEAQHMKAMAVEMGVPESHILTEGKSENTYENILFSSIPLSNNSSVVLVTADYHLKRASWLARRQWHDSKTIQAYSGKVECDDESTGYLRKIVRESLAWIKAYFMTPE, encoded by the coding sequence ATGAGTAAAAAACGTATTATGTTTGTTTATGTGCCTGTGGCATTGGTGGTTATCTGGCTGATACTGCTGATGTGGGTGCATGTATCGGCTTTATCCTTCCGTTATATTACCGTAGATGAAATCCAACCTGCCGATGCTGCGCTGGTGCTGGGCAATTCTGTTTATAAAAACGGCAAACCCAATCCCTGCCTGCGTTCGCGCGTGGCTGCCGGTGCGGAGCTGTATCATGCGGGCAAAGTGCCGAAGCTGGTGGTAAGCGGCGGCACCGACAGCGACGGCAGCAACGAAGCCCAACACATGAAAGCGATGGCGGTAGAAATGGGCGTGCCTGAGTCGCACATCCTCACGGAAGGCAAGTCGGAAAACACCTATGAAAACATCCTCTTCAGCTCGATTCCATTGTCCAACAATTCGAGCGTGGTGCTTGTAACTGCCGATTACCATCTCAAACGCGCCTCATGGCTCGCGCGCCGCCAATGGCACGACAGCAAAACCATTCAGGCGTATTCGGGTAAAGTTGAATGCGACGATGAAAGCACCGGCTATCTGCGCAAAATCGTGCGCGAAAGCTTGGCTTGGATCAAAGCTTATTTCATGACTCCGGAGTGA
- a CDS encoding protein adenylyltransferase SelO, with amino-acid sequence MPHTLPLHIQAFSELPEAFYSRVRTEPLGEPYWVAQNHVLAEEMGLRPSEIFDNADNLLYLAGSAKQYDPAPIASVYSGHQFGVYVRQLGDGRAVLIGGSAGSDGLSWEWQLKGAGKTPYSRFADGRAVLRSSIREYLCSEAMHGLGIPTTRALAITGSNDAVYREEAETAAVVTRIAPSFIRFGHFEYMYHTGQHHNLPVLADFLIDHHFPECREADQPYLALFETVSRRTAELVTAWQSVGFCHGVLNTDNMSALGLTIDYGPFGFLDAYDRRHVCNHSDTGGRYAYNEQPYVVHWNLSRFASCLLPLVSQDDLVAELERFPDIFQTAYLQKMRAKLGLQTQEKGDDELIADMFTALQSRKVDFTLFFRYLSEVGNVHGEPLPEKLLALFHGPTEAFTAWIGRYRGRLRAENSNPAERAERMNAVNPLYVLRNYLLEQAIQLAKSGDFREIERLHRCMQNPFVERKEFADFAELPPQWAEGICVSCSS; translated from the coding sequence ATGCCGCACACACTTCCTCTGCACATCCAAGCGTTTTCAGAGCTGCCGGAGGCTTTTTACAGTCGCGTCCGCACCGAGCCTTTGGGCGAACCGTATTGGGTGGCGCAAAATCATGTTTTGGCGGAAGAAATGGGCTTGAGGCCGTCTGAAATTTTCGATAACGCCGACAATCTGCTTTATCTGGCCGGCAGTGCCAAACAATATGATCCTGCGCCGATAGCCTCGGTGTACAGCGGCCATCAGTTCGGCGTGTATGTGCGCCAGCTGGGAGACGGTCGCGCGGTGTTAATCGGCGGTTCGGCCGGTTCAGACGGCCTTTCGTGGGAATGGCAGCTTAAAGGCGCAGGCAAAACGCCTTATTCGCGCTTCGCCGACGGCCGTGCCGTGTTGCGCTCCAGCATCCGCGAATATCTGTGCTCGGAAGCCATGCACGGCTTGGGCATTCCTACTACGCGCGCGCTGGCGATTACGGGCAGCAACGATGCCGTTTACCGCGAAGAAGCCGAAACGGCGGCAGTGGTTACGCGCATTGCGCCGAGTTTTATCCGTTTCGGCCATTTTGAATACATGTATCACACCGGCCAACATCATAATCTGCCCGTGTTGGCCGATTTTCTGATTGACCACCACTTCCCCGAATGCCGCGAAGCAGACCAGCCTTATTTGGCCTTGTTTGAAACCGTTTCCCGCCGTACCGCCGAGCTGGTGACCGCATGGCAGAGCGTCGGCTTTTGCCACGGCGTGTTGAACACCGACAATATGTCGGCTCTAGGGCTGACTATCGACTACGGCCCGTTCGGTTTTCTCGATGCTTACGACCGCCGCCATGTCTGCAACCATTCCGACACCGGTGGCCGCTATGCCTACAACGAGCAGCCGTATGTGGTGCATTGGAACTTGTCGCGCTTTGCCTCGTGCCTGCTGCCGCTGGTGTCGCAAGACGATTTGGTGGCAGAGTTGGAACGTTTCCCCGATATTTTTCAGACGGCCTATCTGCAAAAAATGCGCGCGAAACTCGGTTTGCAAACGCAAGAAAAAGGCGACGACGAGCTGATTGCCGATATGTTTACCGCCCTGCAAAGCCGCAAAGTCGATTTCACGCTGTTTTTCCGATACTTGAGCGAAGTGGGCAATGTCCACGGCGAACCGTTGCCCGAAAAGCTGTTGGCACTGTTTCACGGCCCCACCGAAGCGTTTACCGCGTGGATAGGCCGTTACCGCGGCAGGCTGCGGGCGGAAAACAGCAACCCCGCCGAACGCGCCGAACGGATGAATGCCGTCAACCCGCTGTATGTGTTGCGAAACTATCTGCTGGAGCAGGCGATACAGTTGGCAAAAAGCGGCGACTTCCGCGAAATCGAGCGCCTGCACCGCTGTATGCAGAATCCGTTTGTCGAGCGCAAAGAGTTTGCCGATTTTGCCGAACTACCGCCGCAATGGGCGGAAGGGATTTGTGTGAGTTGTTCGAGCTGA
- the miaB gene encoding tRNA (N6-isopentenyl adenosine(37)-C2)-methylthiotransferase MiaB, which produces MKKVFIRTFGCQMNEYDSEKMLSVLAEGDDLVQVSEAEEADIILFNTCSVREKAQEKVFSDLGRIKPLKAKNPNLIIGVGGCVASQEGEAIVKRAPYVDVVFGPQTLHRLPQMIVDKETTGLSQVDISFPEIEKFDHLPPARVEGGSAFVSIMEGCSKYCSFCVVPYTRGEEFSRPLNDVLTEIANLAQQGVKEINLLGQNVNAYRGAMDDGETCDFATLLRIVHEIPGIERMRFTTSHPREFSDAIIECYRDLPKLVSHLHLPVQSGSDRVLSAMKRGYTALEYKSIIRKLRAIRPDLCLSSDFIVGFPGETEREFEQTLKLVKDIAFDLSFVFIYSPRPGTPAANLPDDTPHEEKVRRLEALNEVIEAETARINQSMLGTVQRCLVEGISKKDPDQLQARTANNRVVNFTGNPRLINEMVDLKITEAYTFSLRGEIV; this is translated from the coding sequence ATGAAAAAAGTATTTATCCGCACTTTCGGCTGCCAAATGAACGAGTATGACAGCGAAAAAATGCTGTCCGTGCTTGCCGAAGGAGACGACCTCGTGCAAGTCAGCGAAGCCGAAGAAGCCGACATCATTCTGTTCAACACCTGCTCCGTGCGCGAAAAAGCGCAGGAAAAAGTGTTTTCCGACTTAGGCCGCATCAAACCGCTGAAAGCGAAAAATCCCAATTTAATCATTGGCGTGGGCGGCTGCGTTGCCTCTCAGGAAGGCGAAGCGATTGTGAAACGCGCGCCTTATGTAGATGTGGTATTCGGCCCGCAAACCCTGCACCGCCTGCCGCAAATGATCGTCGATAAAGAAACCACCGGCCTCTCGCAAGTGGATATTTCTTTCCCCGAAATCGAAAAATTCGACCACCTGCCGCCGGCTCGCGTGGAAGGCGGTTCCGCTTTCGTATCGATTATGGAAGGCTGCTCGAAATATTGCAGCTTCTGCGTGGTGCCCTACACCCGCGGCGAAGAGTTTTCGCGCCCGTTAAACGACGTGCTTACCGAAATTGCCAACCTCGCCCAGCAAGGTGTGAAAGAAATCAATCTGTTGGGACAAAACGTCAACGCCTACCGCGGCGCAATGGACGACGGTGAAACCTGCGACTTCGCCACCCTGCTGCGTATCGTTCACGAAATCCCCGGCATCGAGCGCATGCGTTTCACCACCAGCCATCCGCGCGAGTTCTCCGATGCGATTATCGAATGCTACCGCGACCTGCCCAAGCTGGTATCACACCTGCATTTACCGGTGCAAAGCGGCTCCGACCGCGTGTTGAGCGCGATGAAACGCGGCTATACCGCACTGGAATATAAATCCATCATCCGCAAACTGCGCGCCATCCGCCCCGATTTGTGTCTGAGCTCCGACTTTATCGTCGGCTTCCCCGGCGAAACCGAACGCGAATTCGAGCAAACGTTGAAACTGGTGAAAGACATTGCCTTCGATTTAAGCTTCGTCTTCATTTACAGCCCTCGCCCCGGCACGCCGGCCGCCAACCTGCCCGACGACACGCCGCATGAAGAGAAAGTGCGCCGCTTGGAAGCCTTGAACGAAGTAATCGAAGCCGAAACCGCCCGCATCAACCAAAGCATGCTCGGCACGGTGCAACGCTGCTTGGTGGAAGGTATTTCCAAAAAAGACCCCGACCAACTGCAAGCGCGCACCGCCAACAATCGTGTGGTGAACTTCACCGGCAATCCGCGTTTGATCAATGAGATGGTGGATTTGAAGATTACCGAGGCCTACACTTTCTCTCTGCGCGGAGAAATCGTATAG
- a CDS encoding GlcG/HbpS family heme-binding protein, which yields MRYPKAAVLLFSLLFSGSALSAGLTKTLPGDLTLNQAQAVVQTALKKAEAIKVPMNIAVLDAGGNLKAFARMDDAFLGSIDIAERKARTARYFNMSTRDLGKASQPGQPLYGIEVTNGGLVIFGGGELLTDKKGTIVGSIGVSGGTVEEDETVAKAGAKALHGR from the coding sequence ATGCGTTACCCTAAAGCGGCAGTATTGTTGTTCTCATTGTTGTTCAGCGGCTCGGCATTATCGGCGGGCTTAACCAAAACCCTACCGGGCGATCTGACCTTGAATCAAGCGCAAGCGGTGGTTCAGACGGCTTTGAAGAAAGCGGAAGCCATCAAAGTACCGATGAATATCGCCGTGTTGGATGCTGGCGGCAATCTGAAAGCGTTTGCACGGATGGATGATGCGTTTTTGGGCAGTATCGATATTGCCGAACGCAAAGCCCGCACGGCGCGCTATTTCAATATGTCCACCCGCGACTTGGGCAAAGCGTCGCAGCCCGGGCAGCCGCTTTACGGTATCGAAGTGACCAACGGCGGTTTGGTGATTTTCGGCGGCGGCGAATTGCTCACCGATAAAAAAGGTACCATCGTTGGCAGCATCGGCGTGAGCGGCGGCACGGTGGAAGAAGATGAAACGGTGGCCAAAGCCGGTGCTAAAGCTTTACATGGTCGTTGA
- the yccS gene encoding YccS family putative transporter yields MRTPAVNPKVIATLPVFFSVFIATTLIWYFDVPKLTTPFVLGIIAGGLVDLDNRLTGRLKNIVITLVLFSVSSLAAQFTHGSGLPFILVMTLLTFVFTLLGAVGLRYRTLAFGALAVATYTTLAYTPAMPWFVNPVLILCGTLLYSMMTLVLHIIFPHRPVQENMASAYAALGGYLDAKAAFFDPDEADWLESRQIDLAMKNTEIIEVFNHCRNALFYRMRGQHRHPRTMRMLRYYFTAQDIHERISSAHVDYRELAERLKNTDLIFRINRLLELQGQACRDVAESLRSGHPYQYSKRLERAIQGCRQSLKVYAERHNGSEVHTLQRLLENLFSVDYQLSHIESGDQTADEGASDKTRIAAMESGGLRNVWRTVRSQLNFESAVFRHAVRLAIVVFTACSIVEIFHLHMGYWILLTALFVCQPNYSATKSRIYQRIAGTLLGVVVGSLVPYFTPSVETKLWIVLAATTLFFFFRTNKYSFSTFFITVQALTAMSLAGEDVFALTWTRFTDTLAGTAIAWVAVSYLWPDWRYLTLSRTAGKAVNRNGQYLRHILGQLQTGGSDDVAYRVVRRQAHEAAAALSSTLSDMSGEPEKYGSKLQDGFNLLKLSYALIGYISALGAYRSQMVGGCAPEFTAGFFQTANQIADMLETLATASPEAFQTALAQIKQGLQHLHGLIGEDRQSSILWQQLSLIARQLDPCYTALHGSVEGTPAVSAQAV; encoded by the coding sequence ATGCGCACACCTGCTGTTAATCCCAAAGTTATCGCCACCTTGCCGGTGTTTTTTAGCGTGTTCATCGCCACCACGCTGATTTGGTATTTTGATGTGCCCAAGCTGACGACGCCTTTTGTGTTGGGCATCATCGCCGGCGGTTTGGTTGATTTGGATAACCGTTTGACAGGCCGTCTGAAAAATATCGTGATTACTTTGGTGCTGTTTTCGGTTTCTTCGCTTGCGGCGCAGTTCACGCACGGCTCGGGCTTGCCGTTTATTTTGGTGATGACGCTGCTGACTTTTGTGTTCACGCTGCTGGGCGCGGTGGGCTTGCGTTACCGCACGCTGGCGTTTGGGGCGTTGGCGGTGGCAACGTACACCACGCTGGCTTATACGCCGGCGATGCCGTGGTTTGTAAACCCTGTGCTGATTTTATGCGGCACGTTGCTGTATAGCATGATGACTTTGGTGCTGCACATTATTTTTCCCCATCGTCCGGTTCAGGAAAACATGGCTTCGGCTTATGCGGCTTTAGGCGGATATTTGGATGCGAAAGCGGCTTTTTTCGATCCGGACGAGGCGGATTGGTTGGAAAGCCGTCAGATTGACTTGGCGATGAAAAACACGGAAATCATCGAAGTGTTCAATCATTGCCGCAATGCTTTGTTTTACCGTATGCGCGGGCAGCACCGGCATCCGCGCACGATGCGTATGCTGCGTTATTACTTTACCGCGCAGGATATTCACGAGCGCATCAGCTCGGCGCATGTGGATTACCGCGAGTTGGCGGAGCGCTTGAAAAATACCGATTTGATTTTCCGCATCAACCGTTTGCTGGAGCTGCAAGGGCAGGCGTGCCGTGATGTGGCGGAGAGTCTGCGTAGCGGCCATCCTTACCAATACAGCAAACGGCTGGAGCGGGCGATTCAAGGGTGCCGCCAGTCGTTGAAAGTGTATGCGGAAAGGCATAACGGCAGTGAAGTGCATACTTTGCAACGGCTGCTGGAAAACCTGTTTAGCGTCGATTACCAACTCAGCCATATCGAAAGCGGCGATCAGACGGCCGATGAGGGCGCTTCGGACAAAACCCGTATCGCGGCGATGGAGAGCGGCGGTTTGCGCAATGTGTGGCGGACGGTGCGCAGCCAGCTTAACTTTGAATCCGCGGTGTTTCGGCATGCAGTACGCTTGGCGATTGTGGTGTTTACGGCGTGCAGTATCGTAGAGATTTTTCATCTGCACATGGGTTATTGGATTTTGCTGACCGCTTTGTTTGTTTGCCAGCCCAACTATTCGGCCACCAAAAGCCGTATTTATCAACGTATCGCCGGTACGCTTTTGGGCGTGGTGGTCGGCTCGCTCGTGCCATACTTCACGCCGTCTGTGGAAACCAAATTGTGGATTGTGCTGGCGGCCACCACGCTGTTTTTCTTTTTCCGCACCAATAAATACAGTTTTTCCACGTTTTTCATTACCGTGCAGGCGTTGACGGCAATGTCGCTGGCGGGTGAGGATGTGTTTGCGCTCACATGGACGCGCTTTACCGATACCCTTGCCGGAACGGCGATTGCGTGGGTGGCGGTCAGCTATTTGTGGCCGGACTGGCGTTATCTGACTCTCAGCCGTACCGCCGGAAAAGCGGTCAACCGCAACGGCCAGTATCTGCGCCATATTCTCGGCCAGCTTCAAACCGGCGGTTCCGACGACGTTGCCTACCGCGTGGTGCGCCGCCAAGCGCATGAAGCTGCCGCCGCATTAAGCAGCACCTTATCAGACATGAGCGGAGAGCCGGAAAAATACGGCAGCAAACTGCAAGACGGTTTCAACCTACTCAAACTCAGCTACGCCCTCATCGGCTATATTTCCGCACTCGGCGCCTACCGCAGCCAGATGGTCGGCGGCTGTGCGCCCGAATTTACCGCAGGCTTTTTCCAAACCGCCAACCAAATTGCGGATATGTTGGAAACGCTTGCGACTGCTTCGCCGGAAGCTTTTCAGACGGCCTTAGCTCAGATCAAGCAGGGTTTGCAGCATTTGCACGGCTTGATTGGCGAAGATAGGCAGAGCAGTATTTTGTGGCAGCAGTTGAGCCTGATTGCCCGCCAGCTTGACCCTTGCTACACCGCTTTGCACGGCAGCGTCGAAGGCACTCCCGCCGTGTCGGCGCAAGCCGTGTAA